The genome window CCACTTCTACCTCACTctttctcttgttatttcttGTTACTGCCGGGAGCTCCATCTCATGGCGAGAGCGAACAGTGCAGTCACAGCTAAGCTAGAGGCGGTAAAAAAAGGTAACTAACCTGTGATAACGCTTTTTCCTGAGTGCAGCTTATGCCTCCGATCAAGACCATATTAGGCATTAGGGGCCTGGGGTACTCAAACACAAAGTCATATTTCATGAGCCAAACAGATGCGTGGCTGAACAGCTCGAGCATTGTTGCCTCTTGTTGGAGGAATTCCCTGATCAAACGATCAtatggtgaataaagaaagctGCAAGCCAGGGAACTGCTCAGGCTAGCTAGGAGGTTTCCGGTGCGCTGCAGGAACGCCATGCGGTCTGTGTAGCGAGTGAAGAACCTAGGAACGTAAGAAGGAGGATTTGGGCACAGGGTAGCGTGGAAGTCTAGGCTGCACGGCAGTCCCCGTAGGAGGTACACAGAAGGTAGGGAGAGGTGTTCAGCCACTATTTGTCCACATGCAAAAAAAGGATCCATAAAGACAGCATCAAATTTGCTTTCTTCAAGGTATTCAATCAGCTCTTTGTTAGACAGAAGATGTTTGCAGGAATCAAAGAACATGCTTGTAATATTTGCTATTTTTGAGAATTTTTCAAAGAAGGATTGAGGTGTGAAACTGCTATACCCCAgctttttaaattctgcttcCACATACTCCCTGGTATAAGACACAGAGTACGTTTTCACAGTATAATGCACCGATGAATCTATCCGCAAATTTATCTCTGGCGCAAGCACCGTGATTTCATGTCCCTTCTCTCTGAGCCGCTCCACAACCGGGCGCATGCTGAGCCAGTGGCTGCCATCGATAGGGACAACCAAAAGCTTTCCTCCTTCAGAAAAGGTCCACAGGAGCAGGAAAAACCCAGCCCAGGAGGCAAGAGGATTAAGTCCTGGATTTGAAGAAGCCATTTTCCGTGAGCTGTCAGCGAAGTTTTAACCAGCTGCAAAACTGCTGCAGGGGATGAGAAATGAATCGTGGGGTATTTTGCACTTTGTGCTTCACTAAGGTGATTGTTTAACGTTTAATGGACCGTATGTTTGTGGGCAGAAACAAGGGTAATTTTTAACTGTGGGTAAAGACTGGATTTGTCTTCTATGCAGAGTGAAGGCTTTAAGCAACTGGGCCCTCAAGCAGTCAGCACTGAAAGGCTGAACAGAGTAGTAAAGGTGATACAAGCTCAGCAATAACTTCTGCTGTTGCAACACCACCGTGGTCTGAAAAACGCAATAAATGGCAGGCATCTGTGTTATATGCACAGCCCACTAGGGACATTTGAACAAGTTAGGGAAGGAGGGTAGATAGTTATACTCCTGAAGGTTTCTGTTTCCAATCATCCTCTTCTATGCTTTCTTCCACAAATGTGCTAGGAGCTCCCTCTACTGTTTTTGATTGCCTACCCTGCTAGGATTTGGGGTATTCATGCACGTTATTGATCTCTGTCGCACACTATCAGCGCCTGGGTATACCCCCAGAGTTAATTCCACATTTCTACTTTGTGCCCAGTTAAGTCTCCTACAATTAATCAATATTGCACAAGTGTTAGGGGTATGAATATGATCTAGCATGATTTTGTCCTTTATCTAGATACAGTAGAACTGCCATGATTGTCTGACATTACTTGATATGCTTCCAACAAGCTAAGCTATAGCTAGGCAGCTGTATAGCTTAGACAACTTCACCTAAGCTCTTCCGGAGAGAAACCCTTCAGCTGCTCACAGTGCAACGAAGCTAAGGTCTTGTGATCATCTATCAGAGCCTGAGATTGCTACTTCCAAATCAAGCCATCCTGGTATTTGATCACATTTGTGCTCGAGCACAAATACTACTGTaggaagcattttaaaaagcaaatcttAAATAATCACTAATAAATGCTATAATGCCCTTAATGGAAACAGCGACAAACCTTCGATAATGACTTCCTCTGAGCACAGTTGATGCCTCCAACATAGACCATATTTGGCATTATTGGGCGCGGGTATTCAAAAACAAAGTCATATCTCATCAGCCAAATGGATGCTTTGCTAAACAGTTCCAGTACT of Columba livia isolate bColLiv1 breed racing homer chromosome 7, bColLiv1.pat.W.v2, whole genome shotgun sequence contains these proteins:
- the LOC110354866 gene encoding UDP-glucuronosyltransferase 1A1-like isoform X3, with translation MASSNPGLNPLASWAGFFLLLWTFSEGGKLLVVPIDGSHWLSMRPVVERLREKGHEITVLAPEINLRIDSSVHYTVKTYSVSYTREYVEAEFKKLGYSSFTPQSFFEKFSKIANITSMFFDSCKHLLSNKELIEYLEESKFDAVFMDPFFACGQIVAEHLSLPSVYLLRGLPCSLDFHATLCPNPPSYVPRFFTRYTDRMAFLQRTGNLLASLSSSLACSFLYSPYDRLIREFLQQEATMLELFSHASVWLMKYDFVFEYPRPLMPNMVLIGGISCTQEKALSQEFEAIVNASGEHGIVVFSLGSMVSEIPMKKAEEIADALGSVPQTVLWRYTGKAPHNLPKNVKLVKWLPQNDLLAHPKTRAFITHGGSHGIYEGICNAVPMVLMPLFGDQMDNAKRVESRGAGLTLNILEMTSQDISTALKAVINDKKYKENIKRLSELHLDRPIHPLDLAVHWVEFVMKHKGAPHLRPAAHDLNWIQYHSLDVIAFLLAVVLLSLFISLKCCLFCCRRCCSKKGRARKPTKAKSH